DNA from Pelotomaculum isophthalicicum JI:
AGTGATTGACATAGATGGCACGGAATTATGTATTCCTTTGGAACAGATTGCATCAGCGCGGCTGGCTGGGGAACTTTAATTGGGCGGGGGAGGAAGTAGGATGAATATAGAATTCTTGGAGGCCTTAAAAGATTTGGAAAAGGAGAAGGGCATAGCTGTAGATGTCTTACTGGATGCTATTGAAGCGGCTTTGCTTTCTGCCTATAAGCGGAATTTTGGGTCTCTGCAAAATGCCAGGGTCCATATTGAGCGTGAGACCGGGGATTTTAAAGTTTATACCCAACGATCGGTAATGGAGTTTGTGGAAGATCCGCGTCTGGAGATTGATCTGGATGAAGCGAAAAAAATAAACCCAAATTATCAAGTGGGCGATATTGTAGAAACAGAAGTTACCCCAAGAAATTTTGGCCGTATTGCCGCGCAAACAGCGAAACAGGTAGTTGTACAGCGGATTCGCGAGGCGGAAAGAAATATTGTTTTTGAGGAGTTCGTAAATCGCGAGGGAGAAATAGTCACCGGTACAGTTCAGCGTTTTGAACAAAAAAATGTACTGATCGAACTGGGTAAGACGGAAGCTATCTTAATGCCTTCAGAGCAGATGCCTGGTGAGGATTATCGTCATGGCGAAAGAATCAAGGTGTACATTGTTGAAGTTAGAAAAACAACCAAAGGGCCCCAAATCATGGTTTCACGTACCCACCCGGGTTTATTGAAGCGCCTTTTCGAATTGGAGGTTCCCGAATTGCAGGAAGGTGTCGTGGAACTAAAGGCGATTGCGCGGGAAGCGGGAGCCCGCTCAAAGATAGCCGTATATTCAAGAGATGAGAATGTCGACCCGGTGGGGGCTTGTGTTGGTCCAAAAGGAATGAGAGTACAGAACATTGTCAATGAACTGAATGGTGAGAAGGTTGATATTATAAAATGGAATCCGGACCCGTCAAAGTTTGTTGCCAGTTCCTTGAGTCCGGCAAAAGTCATGGCTGTTGAAGTTTGGGATGAGGAGAAAATTGCTAGGGTAATTGTGCCGGATTATCAATTATCCCTGGCGATAGGCAAAGAAGGACAGAATGCGCGTCTGGCCGCAAAACTAACCAGTTGGAAGATAGATATTAAGAGCGAGTCGCAAATGCAGGAAATATATTCAGAAGAATGCGGTGAAGTTTACGATAGTCTGGATGAATAGCATAAATAGGGGGTAGGTGTCCGGTGCCTAAGGTTAAAAGGATACCCCAGCGGATGTGTGTTGGTTGCCAGGAGATGAAGCCCAAAAGACAGTTGATCCGATTAGTGCGCACGCCAGATGAAACAATTGAGATTGACCTCACTGGAAAACGATCCGGACGCGGCGCATATATCTGTCCTGGTGAAGATTGTTTAAAAAGAGCCATAAAGGGGAAAAAACTTGAAAGGGCTCTCAAAAGTCCAATATCCTCCGAAGTTTTTGATGCTCTGGAAAAGGAATTAA
Protein-coding regions in this window:
- the nusA gene encoding transcription termination factor NusA, with product MNIEFLEALKDLEKEKGIAVDVLLDAIEAALLSAYKRNFGSLQNARVHIERETGDFKVYTQRSVMEFVEDPRLEIDLDEAKKINPNYQVGDIVETEVTPRNFGRIAAQTAKQVVVQRIREAERNIVFEEFVNREGEIVTGTVQRFEQKNVLIELGKTEAILMPSEQMPGEDYRHGERIKVYIVEVRKTTKGPQIMVSRTHPGLLKRLFELEVPELQEGVVELKAIAREAGARSKIAVYSRDENVDPVGACVGPKGMRVQNIVNELNGEKVDIIKWNPDPSKFVASSLSPAKVMAVEVWDEEKIARVIVPDYQLSLAIGKEGQNARLAAKLTSWKIDIKSESQMQEIYSEECGEVYDSLDE
- the rnpM gene encoding RNase P modulator RnpM; amino-acid sequence: MPKVKRIPQRMCVGCQEMKPKRQLIRLVRTPDETIEIDLTGKRSGRGAYICPGEDCLKRAIKGKKLERALKSPISSEVFDALEKELIKVSGR